A window of Planctomycetota bacterium contains these coding sequences:
- the rsmH gene encoding 16S rRNA (cytosine(1402)-N(4))-methyltransferase RsmH, which translates to MEESPHGHDPVLMDEVLDLLALQAGEVAVDCTLGRGGHALAIAQRLGPAGTLIALDADPRNLEYAEGRLAEAPCKVELHHANFGTLRDILGDRSVDVLLADLGVSTNQLTSDTHGLSFSVDGPLDMRLDPDLRTTAADILRTTPEKQLADLIYQNGDERFSRRIAKRIVETRRQAPIRTTAQLAELVRFAIPKRLHDKRIHPATRTFQALRMAVNRERENLEALLDSVPQVLSSGGRCGLISFHSHEDRPVKHRLNEWSSLGLLEKLTKRPITPGEAELTANPRSRSAKLRGARRVG; encoded by the coding sequence GTGGAAGAATCGCCGCACGGTCATGATCCGGTGCTGATGGACGAGGTGCTCGACCTGCTCGCCCTGCAGGCCGGCGAGGTGGCGGTCGACTGCACGCTCGGCCGCGGCGGACACGCACTTGCCATCGCCCAGCGCCTCGGCCCGGCCGGCACGCTCATCGCCCTCGACGCCGACCCACGCAACCTCGAGTACGCCGAGGGTCGCCTCGCCGAAGCCCCGTGCAAGGTTGAACTTCACCACGCCAACTTCGGCACCCTCCGTGACATCCTCGGCGACCGCAGCGTCGACGTCCTCCTCGCCGACCTGGGCGTCTCGACCAACCAGCTCACCTCCGACACGCACGGCCTTTCGTTCTCCGTCGACGGACCGCTCGACATGCGGCTCGACCCGGACCTGCGCACCACGGCCGCGGACATCCTCCGAACCACGCCCGAGAAACAGCTCGCCGACTTGATCTACCAGAACGGCGACGAGCGTTTCAGCCGACGCATCGCGAAAAGGATTGTCGAAACCCGACGCCAAGCGCCGATCAGAACAACAGCGCAGCTTGCAGAGCTGGTGCGTTTCGCGATTCCGAAGCGGCTCCACGACAAACGGATCCACCCGGCGACGCGGACGTTCCAGGCACTTCGGATGGCGGTCAACCGTGAGCGGGAGAATCTGGAAGCGCTGCTCGACTCGGTGCCGCAGGTTTTGTCATCCGGCGGGCGTTGCGGGTTGATCAGCTTCCACAGCCACGAGGACCGGCCGGTCAAGCACCGGCTCAACGAGTGGTCGTCGCTCGGGCTTCTCGAGAAGCTCACCAAGCGACCCATCACCCCCGGCGAGGCGGAACTGACCGCCAACCCGCGATCCAGGTCGGCCAAGCTGCGCGGGGCCCGTCGTGTCGGATGA
- a CDS encoding LysM peptidoglycan-binding domain-containing protein: MTRETKIGLLVGLAFLLVVGILLSDHVSSAARPPEAPLETAANDVAAALSAPDNDDVAPIFEMRQPDTLVAASVPQDEQEPSHFAMAPIYDADAAPLARHESPREDAWDTFVPDAENVEPEPEPTPTNVVEEGGLVTESVAVQEYTVKKGDSLSKLAHTFLGADTPENREIIIALNPSLRKNPDKLLLGVTYQVPAGGAKPTTIKPSIKPREVAPTPAIDGEVYEVQPGDSLWRIADRVCGDASLVDEIMELNADVLGGKDIVKVGMKLRLP; the protein is encoded by the coding sequence ATGACCCGCGAAACCAAGATCGGCCTCCTCGTCGGCCTCGCCTTCCTTCTCGTCGTCGGCATTCTGCTCTCCGACCACGTCTCCAGCGCGGCCCGACCGCCCGAAGCGCCGCTGGAGACCGCCGCCAACGACGTCGCCGCCGCGCTCTCGGCCCCGGACAACGACGACGTCGCACCGATCTTCGAGATGCGTCAGCCCGACACGCTGGTCGCGGCGTCGGTGCCCCAAGACGAGCAGGAGCCGAGCCACTTCGCGATGGCCCCGATCTACGACGCCGACGCCGCCCCGCTGGCCCGGCACGAGTCGCCCCGCGAGGACGCGTGGGACACGTTCGTCCCGGACGCCGAGAACGTCGAGCCCGAGCCGGAGCCGACCCCGACCAACGTTGTCGAAGAAGGCGGCCTCGTCACCGAGTCCGTCGCCGTTCAGGAATACACCGTCAAGAAAGGCGATTCGCTCTCGAAGCTCGCCCACACGTTCCTCGGTGCCGACACGCCGGAGAACCGCGAGATCATCATCGCGCTGAACCCGTCGCTGCGCAAGAACCCCGACAAGCTGCTGCTGGGTGTAACGTACCAGGTGCCCGCCGGCGGCGCGAAGCCGACCACGATCAAACCGTCGATCAAGCCGCGCGAAGTCGCTCCGACCCCCGCGATCGACGGCGAGGTCTACGAAGTTCAGCCCGGCGACAGCCTCTGGCGCATCGCCGACCGCGTCTGCGGCGATGCGTCGCTGGTCGATGAGATCATGGAACTCAACGCCGACGTCCTTGGCGGCAAGGACATCGTCAAAGTCGGGATGAAGCTGCGGTTGCCCTGA
- a CDS encoding M48 family metallopeptidase: MDFFEHQDAARRSTIKLVVLFLCAVVGIVIAVNAVVLIGWNIWFSDPVQLVPPGREQARRLMDGQPVQSLSGGWRWFQPWPIGIATLATLLVISERMFTKSLQLRGGGGAVAQMLGGTPLTHATNPTEKKLQNVVEEMSIASGCPQPELYVMRDEPGINAFAAGTTPDNAAIGVTRGCLEALTRDELQGVVAHEFSHILNGDMRLNSRLIGVIFGISGIGMLGLVLIRSLAYTGSAYSRRRKNDDGRAIIVILVAGLTLAAIGYIGVFFGRMIQSAISRQREFLADASAVQFTRNKDGIADALKKIGGVAGQGAVRNPHAGEIAHMFFATGFSTGLSRLAGSLFATHPPLDVRIKRIDPAWDGKLKPVEGRKPFAGAAFAGETAMPLSDVTRRVGRIEPEAVAFAGKLIESLPEELIEATREPYSARAVCFAMLLDEDEIERDKQMRLFEKFEPPLGKEALRIAKLAKPLGPGGRLPLVDLCLPALGRMSDLQSANFCRLLRQLVEADGNVTPFEFALYTIIVRHLRSCPTSGEKKKRKAGQIHSIRPLLDPIRLLLSVMAKRSDNPNGAYKAGMARVAPELADEPRPELPMNRLTLSLDQLDKASPGIKRRVLDAAAHCVAADGVINVREAELLRGVAAALDLPLPPLVREAFS; this comes from the coding sequence ATGGATTTCTTCGAGCACCAAGACGCCGCCCGTCGGAGCACGATCAAGCTCGTGGTGCTGTTCCTGTGCGCCGTGGTCGGGATCGTGATCGCGGTGAACGCGGTCGTGCTGATTGGTTGGAACATCTGGTTTTCCGATCCGGTGCAACTCGTGCCGCCCGGTCGAGAACAAGCACGGCGGTTGATGGATGGGCAACCGGTTCAGAGCTTGTCAGGCGGCTGGCGGTGGTTCCAACCGTGGCCCATCGGGATTGCGACACTTGCCACGCTGCTCGTCATCAGCGAACGCATGTTCACCAAGTCTTTGCAGCTCCGCGGCGGCGGCGGGGCGGTCGCGCAGATGCTCGGCGGTACGCCGCTCACCCATGCGACCAATCCGACCGAGAAGAAACTCCAGAACGTCGTTGAGGAAATGTCGATCGCGTCAGGCTGCCCGCAGCCGGAGCTCTACGTCATGCGTGACGAGCCGGGCATCAACGCCTTCGCCGCCGGCACCACGCCCGACAACGCCGCCATCGGCGTCACGCGCGGCTGCCTCGAAGCGCTCACCCGCGACGAACTCCAGGGCGTCGTCGCCCACGAGTTCTCCCACATCCTCAACGGCGACATGCGGCTCAACAGCCGACTCATCGGCGTGATCTTCGGCATCTCCGGTATCGGCATGCTCGGGCTCGTGCTGATCCGCAGTCTCGCCTACACCGGCAGCGCCTACAGCCGACGCCGAAAGAACGACGACGGTCGCGCGATCATCGTCATCCTCGTCGCCGGCCTCACGCTGGCGGCAATCGGGTACATCGGGGTGTTTTTCGGTCGCATGATTCAGTCGGCAATAAGTCGGCAGCGCGAATTCCTTGCCGACGCGTCGGCCGTGCAGTTCACACGCAATAAGGACGGCATCGCCGACGCGCTCAAGAAGATCGGCGGCGTCGCCGGGCAGGGGGCGGTTCGCAACCCCCACGCCGGCGAGATCGCGCACATGTTCTTCGCCACCGGTTTCTCAACCGGCCTGAGCCGACTCGCCGGTAGCCTGTTCGCGACGCACCCGCCATTGGACGTGCGGATCAAACGCATCGACCCCGCGTGGGACGGCAAGCTCAAGCCGGTCGAGGGGCGCAAGCCGTTTGCCGGTGCCGCGTTCGCCGGCGAGACCGCGATGCCGCTTAGCGACGTGACCCGGCGTGTCGGCCGGATCGAGCCCGAGGCGGTCGCGTTCGCCGGCAAGCTGATCGAGTCGCTGCCCGAGGAGTTGATCGAAGCGACACGTGAGCCGTATAGCGCGCGGGCGGTGTGCTTCGCGATGCTGCTCGACGAAGACGAGATCGAGCGGGACAAACAGATGCGACTGTTCGAGAAGTTCGAGCCGCCGTTGGGGAAGGAGGCCCTGCGAATCGCGAAACTCGCCAAGCCGCTGGGCCCGGGCGGTCGGTTGCCGTTGGTGGATCTGTGCCTGCCGGCGCTGGGTCGGATGAGCGACTTGCAATCGGCGAACTTCTGCCGTCTTCTGCGGCAGCTCGTCGAGGCCGACGGCAATGTCACACCGTTCGAGTTCGCGCTCTACACGATCATCGTCCGCCATCTGCGCAGCTGTCCGACCAGCGGCGAGAAGAAGAAACGCAAGGCCGGCCAGATCCACTCGATCCGCCCGCTGCTGGACCCGATCCGACTGCTTTTGAGCGTGATGGCCAAGCGGTCGGATAATCCCAACGGTGCGTACAAGGCGGGGATGGCGCGGGTCGCGCCCGAGTTGGCCGATGAGCCGCGGCCGGAGCTGCCGATGAATCGGCTCACGCTTTCGCTGGACCAGTTGGACAAAGCGTCGCCGGGGATCAAGCGCCGTGTGCTCGATGCCGCGGCACACTGCGTTGCGGCCGACGGGGTGATCAACGTCCGCGAGGCGGAGCTGTTGCGTGGCGTGGCGGCGGCGTTGGACTTGCCGCTACCGCCGCTGGTGCGTGAGGCATTTTCATGA
- a CDS encoding LemA family protein, whose translation MLWWLIGGFIVVLVVLIGVVAGIYNRLVRLRQRVRNGFSQIDVQLKRRHDLIPNLVETVKGYMTHEKETLERVIQARNAAVADAGSADPESLAKLAGSENLLMGLLSKLMIRVEDYPDLKASTNVSQLMEELSTTENRVAFARQAYNDSATTYNTQRQTFPTVLLAGLFGFHAVDLWTVQDDAERANPNVEFPNDEGSPDAEIRRSVT comes from the coding sequence ATGCTCTGGTGGCTCATCGGCGGATTCATCGTGGTGCTGGTCGTGCTCATCGGCGTCGTCGCCGGGATCTACAACCGGCTCGTCCGCCTTCGCCAACGCGTCCGCAACGGTTTCTCGCAGATCGACGTTCAACTCAAACGCCGACACGATTTGATCCCCAACCTCGTCGAGACCGTCAAGGGCTACATGACCCATGAGAAGGAGACGCTTGAGCGCGTGATCCAGGCCCGCAACGCCGCCGTCGCCGATGCGGGCAGTGCCGACCCTGAGTCGCTGGCCAAGCTCGCCGGCAGCGAAAACCTGCTGATGGGTCTGCTCTCGAAACTGATGATCCGCGTCGAGGACTACCCCGACCTCAAGGCGTCGACCAACGTCTCTCAACTCATGGAAGAGCTCAGCACCACGGAAAACCGCGTCGCCTTCGCCCGCCAGGCGTACAACGACTCCGCCACGACGTACAACACGCAACGCCAGACGTTTCCGACGGTCCTGCTCGCGGGGCTGTTCGGGTTCCACGCCGTGGACCTGTGGACCGTGCAGGACGACGCCGAGCGAGCGAATCCGAATGTCGAGTTCCCGAATGACGAAGGAAGCCCGGATGCCGAAATCCGAAGGTCGGTAACGTAG